In Hyphomicrobium denitrificans 1NES1, one DNA window encodes the following:
- a CDS encoding ethanolamine ammonia-lyase subunit EutB, whose protein sequence is MSYSHSIGGHRFSFENLKVLMAKATPARSGDYLAGVAAGDDEERVAAQMALANVPLKEFLVDHLIPYEIDEVTRLIIDDHNAKAFAPVSHLTVGAFRDWLLSDEATERSLAALAPGLTPEMVAAVSKICRVQDMVLIAQKCRVVTKFRNTIGLKGRLSTRLQPNHPTDDPTGIAASIVDGLMYGNGDAVIGINPATDSTAAVTTLIEMLHEIIQRYNIPTQSCVLTHVTTSIAAINKGAPVDLVFQSIAGTEAANGSFGINLATLNEGYEAAQSLQRGTVGNNAMYFETGQGSALSANAHHGIDQQTLEARAYAVARKFHPLLVNTVVGFIGPEYLYDGRQIIRAGLEDHFCGKLLGVPMGCDICYTNHAEADQNDMDTLLTLLAVAGITFIMGIPGSDDIMLNYQTTSFHDALYVRKALGLKPSPEFEEWLLNVGIFQSGDALRLADTLPKPFQRALSHLH, encoded by the coding sequence ATGAGCTATTCTCATTCCATCGGTGGACACCGGTTCAGTTTCGAGAACCTCAAAGTCCTCATGGCGAAAGCCACACCTGCACGATCCGGAGACTATCTCGCCGGAGTCGCGGCAGGCGACGATGAGGAACGCGTGGCGGCTCAGATGGCGCTCGCCAATGTTCCGCTCAAGGAATTTCTCGTCGATCATCTCATTCCCTACGAGATCGACGAGGTTACACGCCTCATCATCGACGACCATAATGCGAAGGCATTCGCGCCGGTTTCGCATTTGACCGTCGGAGCATTCCGCGATTGGCTTCTTTCCGACGAGGCGACGGAACGCTCTCTGGCGGCCCTCGCTCCAGGTTTGACGCCGGAGATGGTTGCTGCGGTTTCCAAAATCTGCCGCGTTCAGGACATGGTCCTGATCGCGCAGAAATGCCGTGTCGTAACCAAGTTCCGCAACACCATCGGGCTGAAGGGGCGGCTTTCGACGCGTCTTCAACCGAACCATCCGACCGACGATCCGACCGGCATCGCCGCCAGCATCGTCGACGGCCTTATGTACGGCAACGGCGATGCCGTGATCGGCATCAATCCCGCGACCGATAGCACCGCTGCCGTCACGACGCTGATCGAAATGCTGCACGAGATCATCCAACGCTACAACATCCCGACGCAGTCGTGCGTTCTGACGCACGTGACGACGAGCATCGCCGCCATCAACAAGGGCGCTCCCGTCGACCTCGTGTTCCAGTCGATTGCGGGAACTGAAGCGGCCAACGGCAGCTTCGGTATCAATCTCGCGACGCTCAATGAGGGTTACGAGGCTGCCCAGAGTCTGCAGCGAGGTACAGTCGGCAACAACGCCATGTATTTCGAGACAGGACAGGGCAGCGCGCTGTCGGCCAATGCCCATCACGGAATCGATCAGCAGACGCTCGAAGCGCGAGCCTATGCGGTTGCGAGAAAATTCCACCCGCTGCTCGTCAATACCGTCGTCGGCTTCATCGGGCCCGAATACCTCTACGACGGCCGACAGATCATTCGCGCAGGACTAGAAGATCATTTCTGCGGCAAGCTTTTGGGCGTGCCGATGGGTTGCGACATCTGCTATACGAACCATGCCGAAGCCGATCAGAACGATATGGATACCCTGCTGACGCTGCTCGCCGTTGCGGGGATCACGTTCATCATGGGTATTCCGGGATCGGACGACATCATGTTGAATTATCAGACGACGTCGTTCCACGACGCGCTTTATGTCCGCAAGGCACTGGGACTGAAGCCATCACCGGAATTCGAAGAATGGCTGTTGAACGTCGGCATTTTCCAGAGCGGTGATGCCTTGAGGCTGGCCGACACGCTGCCAAAGCCATTTCAACGCGCACTTTCACATCTTCACTGA
- a CDS encoding carboxymuconolactone decarboxylase family protein has product MSDSIYPTQVHDLSKKRKELSPETEAAFQAFSRQVFASGALPAKIKQIIAVAVAHVTQCPYCIKGHTKAALRSGATEKELIEAIWIAAEMRAGGAYAHSVLALDEMTKVPTVPPEVRT; this is encoded by the coding sequence ATGTCCGACTCAATTTATCCGACGCAAGTGCATGATCTCTCGAAGAAACGGAAGGAGTTATCGCCGGAAACCGAAGCCGCCTTTCAGGCATTCAGCCGGCAGGTATTTGCCAGCGGTGCATTGCCGGCAAAGATCAAGCAAATCATTGCGGTTGCGGTGGCACACGTCACCCAGTGTCCCTATTGCATAAAGGGTCACACGAAGGCTGCGTTACGATCTGGCGCAACGGAAAAGGAGCTGATCGAGGCGATCTGGATTGCAGCAGAAATGCGCGCCGGTGGCGCTTACGCGCATTCCGTTTTGGCGCTCGACGAGATGACAAAAGTGCCTACGGTTCCGCCAGAGGTTCGCACGTAG
- a CDS encoding class I SAM-dependent methyltransferase, with product MTDRQDLAQLETRLLALESKLDNFEKTMKRALDDLWSQNEGLAALYRLLDGKSVLPKMRGWAASPDFLRMVSEHILEHRPRVILECGCGSSTIIMGYLVESYGGSVTSIENIPDCADKVRAELTSRKLDQSVSVISCNLKTFRYGPFSHDFNWYDLSFATLPAKVDMLVVDGPFGGLNPLARYPAGPELLKYLVPGGVIFLDDTKRADEKQLPDLWKKIYPTLEAHKMPAEKGAIELILK from the coding sequence ATGACGGACCGCCAGGACCTTGCGCAACTGGAAACGCGACTTTTGGCTCTCGAGTCGAAACTCGATAACTTCGAGAAGACAATGAAGAGGGCTTTGGACGATCTATGGTCTCAGAATGAGGGCCTGGCGGCGCTCTATCGGTTGCTGGACGGGAAGAGCGTTCTTCCCAAGATGCGAGGGTGGGCGGCGTCTCCTGATTTTCTCAGAATGGTTTCCGAGCATATCCTGGAACATCGGCCGCGGGTCATTTTGGAGTGCGGGTGCGGGAGTTCCACCATTATCATGGGATATCTTGTCGAGTCTTATGGGGGAAGCGTGACTTCCATTGAGAATATACCGGACTGCGCCGACAAGGTTCGCGCAGAACTAACTTCGCGCAAGCTCGATCAGAGCGTGAGTGTCATCAGTTGCAATCTCAAGACCTTCCGCTATGGGCCGTTTAGTCACGATTTCAATTGGTATGATCTTTCTTTCGCGACGCTGCCGGCAAAGGTTGACATGCTCGTCGTCGACGGTCCGTTCGGCGGTCTGAACCCGCTTGCAAGATATCCTGCTGGGCCGGAGCTTTTGAAATATTTGGTGCCAGGCGGGGTCATTTTTTTGGACGACACGAAGCGGGCGGATGAAAAGCAATTACCCGATCTTTGGAAGAAGATTTATCCGACGTTGGAGGCGCATAAGATGCCTGCCGAGAAGGGGGCGATCGAACTGATTTTGAAATAG
- a CDS encoding helix-turn-helix domain-containing protein, with protein MHAASTSDIDEQAALLRGWNQTYEQISAGRFSGSLLETQIDRVQLFREVTSNSLQQTGSLPEGTIAVGAPVSLRGNATFCGRLCDGRQLHVFSGNDQFEFFSPRGLDIVGFILDERDLRSALTSDELEEIMPSLARPHLRFADLGALKRMLDIFSDVCEIVAEPAGSAHDPVRLSSMSRDVIAAVASGLAHGYRERFDVPPAKRALIVRDARDLISEWSQDFTCIADLCRELGVSRRALQQSFQDTLGVKPSAYIRAVRMNGARRAIKTAHSVTEAATLWGFWHFGRFARDYNTMFGELPSEAFRRYHGTGDQVDR; from the coding sequence GTGCACGCGGCCAGCACATCCGACATCGACGAGCAGGCGGCTCTGTTGCGCGGGTGGAATCAAACCTACGAGCAGATTTCGGCGGGTCGCTTCAGTGGATCGCTCCTCGAAACTCAGATCGATCGCGTTCAGCTGTTCCGGGAAGTCACCAGCAATTCATTGCAGCAAACGGGGTCGCTCCCCGAAGGGACCATCGCCGTCGGCGCGCCGGTTTCGCTACGGGGAAACGCAACCTTTTGCGGGCGATTGTGCGATGGCCGGCAGCTGCACGTCTTCTCGGGCAACGATCAGTTCGAATTCTTCTCGCCGCGGGGATTGGATATCGTTGGCTTCATTCTGGACGAGCGTGATCTGCGCAGCGCTCTGACAAGCGATGAGCTTGAAGAAATCATGCCCTCCCTTGCAAGGCCTCACTTGCGCTTTGCGGATCTCGGCGCGCTGAAACGTATGCTCGATATCTTCTCGGATGTTTGCGAGATCGTCGCGGAGCCTGCCGGTTCGGCGCACGATCCCGTTCGCCTGTCGTCGATGTCGCGCGATGTGATCGCCGCTGTCGCCAGTGGCCTCGCCCACGGCTATCGCGAAAGATTCGACGTCCCGCCGGCAAAGCGGGCTCTGATCGTTCGCGACGCCCGTGACCTGATTTCCGAATGGTCGCAAGACTTCACATGCATCGCCGATCTGTGCCGAGAACTTGGAGTGAGCCGGCGCGCCCTTCAGCAATCGTTTCAAGATACGCTCGGGGTAAAGCCATCGGCCTATATACGGGCTGTACGGATGAACGGCGCGCGACGCGCGATCAAGACTGCGCATTCGGTAACGGAGGCGGCGACGCTCTGGGGCTTCTGGCATTTCGGCCGCTTTGCGCGCGACTATAACACGATGTTCGGGGAGTTGCCGTCGGAAGCATTCCGCCGCTACCACGGCACGGGCGACCAAGTCGATCGATGA
- a CDS encoding glycosyltransferase, translated as MTSGPRPIVRIAMISDNNFVLPTSVTMTSLKKNKREGTNYSLTIIGDNISEENERLMSSMADASFGVQIIRPGRSFETLHKAKEGSFAAATPAALLKFALPELLPHHDRVLYLDGDLIVRDDLSDLFFSDIDGYVAGVISDSGQIYFKHEWVRRVGNYFNSGVMLLDLKEMRRSNVTELLIKAKKENCDGSLLDQNAFNIVFDGRVKYLSIKYNCLCCNLVRAKKKFSIADINNLFGTDYANLDEVLATSCIVHFSSKDKPWRYADVPLAEEWYRYYYESPWAKKNRPDASVAPAVSVIIPVYNIESYLPACLDDVLFQTLEDIEVICINDGSTDRSSAVLEAYSRRDKRLMVLQQENKGQSAARNAGIARARGKYIYFMDGDDLLDRNTLNALYESANSNDLDIIYFNGAAFFDTEELRNTYGHYSTYYPRKAEYPDILEGPSMLVQMVNKGDYKVSPCLQMISTEFLRKKNARFYEGIIHEDNLFSLQVILQARRVGHMNSTFFHRRVRPGSTMTKKKDAHGCLSYLINAVEMMKLADGARSDVLGAINRQISGMFYYAVNIFFTLSEKEVSGLKVPKESMEFHLIQVMKNSARAALDRLTAEQERQINDLVDSAEHHITQREYKRARRKLRDALRIKDDRRIRRRLAATNKFWIVRALSRSSPLNARAPNC; from the coding sequence ATGACTAGTGGTCCTCGGCCCATTGTCCGGATCGCAATGATCTCGGATAACAATTTTGTGTTGCCAACAAGCGTTACCATGACCTCGCTCAAAAAAAACAAGCGCGAGGGAACGAACTATTCTCTGACAATAATCGGAGATAATATCTCCGAAGAGAATGAACGCCTCATGTCGAGCATGGCCGACGCTTCATTCGGCGTTCAAATCATTCGTCCGGGAAGAAGTTTTGAAACGCTGCACAAGGCGAAGGAAGGCTCCTTTGCGGCCGCGACGCCAGCCGCGCTATTGAAGTTCGCTTTGCCTGAACTCCTGCCGCATCATGATCGCGTATTGTATCTCGACGGCGATCTCATTGTCAGAGACGATCTATCGGATTTATTTTTCAGTGATATAGACGGATACGTCGCTGGCGTTATCAGCGACAGCGGTCAAATTTATTTCAAGCACGAGTGGGTGCGGAGAGTTGGAAACTATTTTAATTCCGGAGTTATGCTTTTAGATTTGAAGGAGATGCGGCGGTCGAATGTGACCGAGCTTCTGATTAAAGCAAAAAAAGAAAATTGCGATGGGTCTTTACTCGATCAGAATGCATTTAATATCGTTTTTGATGGCCGAGTTAAGTACCTGTCGATAAAATATAATTGTTTGTGTTGCAACCTCGTGCGGGCGAAAAAGAAATTCAGTATCGCCGACATTAACAATCTATTCGGCACCGACTATGCAAATCTTGACGAAGTGCTGGCGACCTCGTGCATTGTGCATTTTTCGTCGAAAGACAAACCATGGCGTTATGCCGACGTTCCTTTGGCGGAGGAGTGGTATCGGTATTATTACGAGTCGCCATGGGCTAAGAAAAATCGACCTGACGCCAGTGTTGCCCCTGCCGTTTCTGTTATCATCCCGGTTTATAATATCGAGAGTTATTTGCCGGCATGCTTGGATGACGTTTTATTTCAAACGCTCGAGGATATCGAGGTTATCTGCATAAATGACGGTTCGACGGATCGGTCGTCGGCGGTGCTGGAGGCCTATAGCAGGCGCGACAAGCGTCTGATGGTTCTTCAGCAGGAAAATAAGGGACAATCGGCTGCGAGGAACGCCGGGATTGCGCGCGCGCGGGGTAAATATATCTACTTTATGGATGGCGATGACTTATTAGATCGGAACACGCTTAATGCCCTCTACGAATCGGCAAATTCCAACGATCTCGATATTATCTACTTCAATGGAGCCGCGTTCTTCGATACAGAGGAGCTGCGTAACACTTATGGCCACTATAGCACTTATTATCCCCGAAAGGCCGAATATCCGGACATATTAGAAGGGCCATCAATGCTCGTGCAGATGGTCAATAAGGGAGATTATAAGGTTTCTCCGTGTCTTCAAATGATTAGCACTGAATTCCTTAGAAAGAAAAACGCTCGGTTTTATGAAGGAATAATCCATGAAGATAATCTCTTCTCTTTGCAGGTTATCTTGCAGGCGCGCCGTGTCGGGCACATGAATTCAACTTTTTTTCATCGCCGCGTTCGTCCTGGATCAACGATGACGAAGAAAAAGGATGCACACGGTTGCCTGAGTTATTTGATCAACGCAGTGGAAATGATGAAACTTGCTGACGGAGCACGGTCCGATGTGCTTGGTGCTATAAACCGTCAGATATCAGGCATGTTTTATTATGCGGTGAATATTTTCTTCACGCTCAGTGAAAAAGAGGTTTCAGGACTGAAGGTACCAAAGGAGTCGATGGAGTTTCACCTCATCCAAGTTATGAAAAACTCCGCGCGCGCCGCCCTGGACCGTCTGACCGCCGAGCAAGAAAGACAAATCAATGATCTAGTCGACAGTGCCGAGCACCACATCACGCAGCGCGAGTACAAACGTGCGCGGCGGAAGCTCAGAGACGCGCTTCGCATCAAGGACGACAGGAGGATTCGGCGTCGTTTAGCCGCCACCAATAAGTTCTGGATCGTCCGTGCACTCTCCCGCTCCTCACCGTTGAACGCGCGTGCGCCCAATTGCTAG
- the eat gene encoding ethanolamine permease, producing the protein MDTTGHSGVEYDKVGNEYFEKRQLKRGAAGWLLLVGLGVAYVISGDYAGWNFGLAQGGWGGLFVASLLMATMYTCMCFALAELATIAPTAGGGYGFARRAFGPWGGFLCGIAILIEYAIAPAAIAVFIGAYCNSLFGIDGWVVYLAFYVVFLGIHLYGAGEALRLIFAITALAVVALVVFLIAMVPHFDANNLFDIPVTDAAGASPFLPFGYIGIWAAIPYAIWFFLAIEGVPLAAEETSDPKRDLPRGLIGGILVLLACCALILTFGPGGAGADALKASGNPLVEALESAKVYGGPTWVSRFVNFVGLAGLIASFFSIIFGYSRLVFAMSRAGYLPRALSLTSARKTPYVALIVPGIIGFLLSLSGQGDLLILIAVFGATISYVMMMASHIALRIQEPNLERPYRTPGGILTSGVALILACVAVVAGFLVDPRVVIGAAVVYAIFIAYFGLYSRHHLVAAAPGEDEIF; encoded by the coding sequence ATGGACACGACGGGTCATAGCGGAGTCGAATACGACAAGGTCGGTAATGAGTATTTTGAGAAGCGGCAGTTGAAGCGCGGAGCAGCTGGGTGGTTGCTGCTCGTCGGCCTCGGGGTCGCCTACGTCATCTCGGGCGATTACGCAGGCTGGAACTTCGGCCTCGCCCAAGGCGGATGGGGCGGACTTTTCGTTGCCTCGCTGCTGATGGCGACGATGTATACATGCATGTGTTTCGCGCTTGCCGAGCTCGCCACGATTGCTCCGACGGCCGGCGGCGGCTACGGCTTTGCGCGGCGTGCGTTCGGTCCGTGGGGCGGCTTCCTATGCGGCATCGCCATCCTGATCGAGTACGCCATCGCGCCGGCCGCAATCGCCGTCTTCATCGGCGCCTATTGCAACTCTTTGTTCGGGATCGACGGCTGGGTCGTTTATCTAGCCTTTTACGTCGTATTTCTCGGTATCCATCTCTACGGCGCAGGCGAAGCGCTGCGGCTCATCTTTGCGATCACCGCGCTCGCGGTCGTGGCGCTCGTCGTCTTCCTGATTGCGATGGTCCCGCACTTCGATGCCAACAACCTCTTCGACATTCCCGTCACCGATGCAGCCGGCGCAAGTCCGTTCCTGCCTTTCGGTTACATCGGCATCTGGGCGGCCATTCCCTATGCGATCTGGTTTTTCCTGGCTATCGAGGGCGTGCCGCTCGCGGCCGAGGAAACGAGCGATCCGAAACGCGACCTGCCGCGCGGACTGATCGGAGGCATCCTGGTGCTGCTCGCCTGCTGCGCCCTGATTCTGACGTTCGGACCGGGCGGCGCCGGTGCGGACGCACTGAAAGCTTCAGGCAATCCGCTCGTCGAAGCGCTCGAGTCCGCCAAAGTCTACGGCGGTCCGACATGGGTTAGCCGCTTCGTCAATTTCGTCGGCCTCGCCGGCCTGATCGCGAGCTTCTTCTCGATCATCTTCGGCTATTCGCGACTGGTGTTCGCGATGTCTCGCGCCGGTTATCTGCCGCGGGCGCTGTCGCTGACGAGCGCGCGCAAGACGCCCTATGTGGCGCTGATCGTGCCCGGCATCATCGGCTTCTTGCTTTCGCTCAGCGGGCAAGGTGATCTTCTGATCTTGATTGCGGTCTTCGGAGCAACGATTTCTTATGTGATGATGATGGCGTCGCATATCGCTCTGCGCATCCAGGAGCCCAACCTCGAACGGCCGTACAGGACGCCGGGCGGCATCCTCACGTCCGGCGTCGCGCTTATTCTTGCGTGTGTCGCCGTGGTCGCTGGATTCCTCGTCGATCCGCGCGTGGTGATCGGCGCGGCCGTCGTCTACGCGATCTTCATTGCCTACTTTGGCCTCTACAGCCGCCATCATCTCGTGGCAGCGGCTCCGGGCGAGGACGAAATTTTCTAA
- the eutC gene encoding ethanolamine ammonia-lyase subunit EutC, giving the protein MSDEMKPVVVANPWSKLRQYTPARIALGRAGTSLPTKPHLEFQLAHARARNAVHHELDTAALETTLKTRGHETQVLHSAAENRPMYLQRPDKGRRLDDASRKQLGDMAPRTGSYDVAFVIGDGLSSFAIEENAAPFLDAILPPLVKEGWRIAPLVIIREARVAVGDEIGQLLGARMVVVLIGERPGLSSPDSMGIYMTLNPRVGLTDEARNCISNVRREGLDYDGAAHKLFYLMTEARKRGLSGVHLKDEAETVQGAVSGSNKSFLIEPNDPMPNSSRER; this is encoded by the coding sequence ATGTCGGATGAAATGAAGCCCGTAGTCGTCGCGAATCCGTGGAGCAAGCTCCGACAGTACACCCCGGCGCGTATCGCGCTCGGGCGTGCCGGCACGAGCCTTCCCACGAAGCCGCATCTAGAATTTCAGCTTGCTCATGCGCGCGCGCGCAACGCAGTCCATCATGAACTCGATACCGCGGCGCTTGAAACCACTCTCAAAACGCGCGGGCATGAAACGCAGGTCCTTCACAGCGCAGCCGAGAACCGGCCGATGTATTTACAGAGGCCGGACAAAGGCCGCCGCCTCGACGACGCGTCACGCAAACAACTGGGCGACATGGCGCCGCGCACCGGCAGCTACGACGTTGCCTTCGTAATCGGCGACGGGCTTTCTTCTTTTGCGATCGAAGAGAACGCCGCTCCATTTCTGGACGCGATCCTGCCGCCGCTCGTCAAAGAAGGTTGGCGCATTGCTCCCCTCGTTATCATCCGCGAAGCGCGGGTCGCAGTCGGCGATGAAATCGGGCAACTGCTCGGCGCCAGAATGGTCGTGGTTTTGATCGGCGAGCGTCCGGGGCTCAGCTCCCCCGACAGCATGGGAATCTATATGACGTTGAATCCCCGTGTCGGGCTGACGGACGAAGCGCGCAACTGCATCTCGAACGTCAGGCGCGAGGGATTGGATTATGACGGCGCCGCGCACAAGCTGTTCTATCTGATGACTGAAGCGCGCAAGCGCGGTCTTTCCGGCGTACACCTCAAGGACGAAGCCGAAACGGTGCAAGGAGCCGTTTCAGGGTCGAACAAGAGCTTTTTGATTGAACCTAATGATCCAATGCCAAATTCATCTCGCGAGCGCTGA
- a CDS encoding sensor domain-containing protein encodes MTAPFTARPLGNLGNLLIIGLCAAQGLLIYALTGVSNWAVLVAAAVICLSVSIAGLLFVRTNGVPGSTRQRGSYDETIEQFFYVLKSDRHGRLIDANTKYLARIGYTLQELSKLPRHRLRVGHYETSSLSEMWASVRVGKSWSGEFCDQAKDGSLVWMSAIVVPFWDAQGNLQSLTTVGVDITDKRHAEQALKEANSRLKAFIKHAPAAVAMFDKEMRYVAYTDRWLADYNLGTADLTGRCHYEVFPEIPEHWKRKHQRVLAGATEYCEEEKFVRADGRENIIRWEVRPWYLPDQSIGGMMMMTEEISERNKIRDKLWRLANLDVLTSLPNRLSFNELIHNEIQFSQSSNAQFAVALLDIDRLKEVNDTLGHDVGDQMLKQLASRLNDALSGVGKIARLGGDEFAVLIRGEDPEITAAFDVMREALEEPLAIGGTRRNCTVSVGVTKFPNDATTAGDLLKNADLALYRAKSDGRDRVVHFVPDMRSALRRRVELQQEARHALEAGQFILHFMPVVPIDPTKPVSFEALLRWEHPVHGLLAPGNFEEVLEDPRLAASVGSYVIEMAIRQAATWMSEGREFGRIAVNVLSADFSFGCLATRLQATLGRYHVPASKLCIEVTERVFLGASVTNVAETMHRINALGVEVALDDFGTGYASLTHLKAFPIDRLKIDRSFVQDMHENNNSLSIVQAIIQLGQSLGLRVTAEGVENYDQFVLLQSMGCGSFQGFYFSPPRSAEEISNFVAGDLAVRRPAAHALG; translated from the coding sequence ATGACGGCTCCGTTTACAGCTAGACCGCTTGGAAATCTGGGCAATTTGTTGATTATCGGCTTGTGCGCGGCGCAGGGCCTTCTCATCTACGCCTTAACGGGCGTATCTAATTGGGCCGTTCTCGTCGCGGCTGCCGTCATCTGCCTTTCGGTTTCGATCGCCGGTCTTTTGTTTGTCCGGACGAACGGTGTACCCGGCAGCACGCGGCAGCGTGGATCTTATGACGAAACCATCGAGCAGTTTTTCTACGTGCTGAAGTCCGATCGGCATGGCCGGCTCATAGATGCAAATACAAAATACCTTGCGCGCATTGGCTACACACTTCAGGAACTGTCCAAACTGCCGAGACATCGTCTTCGCGTCGGCCACTATGAGACCTCATCGCTTTCCGAAATGTGGGCTTCGGTTCGGGTTGGAAAGTCCTGGAGCGGCGAATTCTGCGACCAGGCAAAGGATGGATCGCTCGTATGGATGAGCGCGATCGTCGTGCCGTTCTGGGATGCGCAAGGCAACCTGCAATCGCTCACGACGGTTGGCGTCGACATCACCGATAAGCGCCACGCGGAACAAGCATTGAAGGAGGCAAACTCTCGGCTGAAAGCCTTCATCAAGCATGCACCGGCAGCGGTTGCGATGTTCGACAAAGAGATGCGCTACGTCGCGTATACGGACCGATGGCTAGCGGATTACAATCTCGGAACTGCAGACCTTACGGGACGCTGCCACTACGAAGTCTTTCCCGAAATTCCAGAGCACTGGAAGCGCAAGCATCAACGCGTTCTGGCGGGCGCAACGGAATACTGCGAAGAAGAAAAATTCGTCCGCGCGGACGGTCGCGAGAACATCATCCGCTGGGAAGTCCGCCCCTGGTATCTCCCCGATCAGAGCATCGGCGGCATGATGATGATGACGGAAGAAATCTCCGAGCGGAACAAGATTCGCGACAAGCTCTGGCGACTTGCGAACCTCGACGTTCTGACGTCGCTGCCGAACCGGTTGTCCTTCAACGAGCTCATCCACAACGAAATTCAGTTTTCGCAATCGAGCAACGCACAGTTCGCCGTTGCACTCCTCGATATTGATCGGTTGAAGGAGGTCAACGACACGCTCGGCCACGATGTCGGCGATCAGATGCTGAAGCAGTTGGCATCGCGCCTGAACGATGCGTTGAGCGGAGTTGGCAAGATCGCGCGGTTGGGAGGCGATGAGTTCGCCGTCCTGATACGCGGAGAAGACCCGGAAATTACGGCTGCCTTTGATGTCATGCGGGAGGCGTTGGAGGAACCGCTTGCGATCGGCGGCACACGCCGGAACTGCACGGTCAGCGTCGGCGTCACCAAGTTCCCGAACGATGCAACAACCGCCGGCGATCTCCTGAAGAATGCCGATCTTGCGCTTTATCGCGCCAAATCGGACGGGCGCGACCGCGTCGTCCACTTTGTCCCCGACATGCGAAGCGCGCTACGCAGAAGGGTGGAATTGCAGCAGGAAGCACGACACGCGCTGGAGGCCGGTCAATTCATCCTGCACTTCATGCCCGTCGTTCCAATCGATCCGACGAAACCTGTGTCGTTCGAGGCATTGCTGCGTTGGGAGCACCCTGTGCACGGCCTGCTCGCCCCAGGCAACTTCGAAGAGGTGCTGGAAGACCCGAGGCTTGCGGCCTCCGTCGGCAGCTACGTCATCGAGATGGCGATTCGCCAGGCAGCGACATGGATGTCGGAAGGCAGGGAATTCGGCCGGATTGCCGTCAATGTACTGTCTGCGGACTTTTCTTTCGGGTGTCTTGCGACGCGCCTGCAGGCAACCCTTGGGCGCTATCATGTGCCTGCAAGCAAGCTATGCATCGAGGTGACCGAGCGCGTTTTCCTCGGCGCCAGCGTGACGAACGTTGCGGAGACGATGCATCGTATCAATGCCTTGGGCGTCGAGGTCGCGCTCGACGATTTTGGAACCGGTTACGCATCGCTGACCCATCTCAAGGCGTTCCCGATCGATCGCTTGAAAATCGATCGCTCCTTCGTCCAGGACATGCACGAAAACAACAATAGCTTGTCGATCGTACAGGCCATTATTCAACTCGGGCAGAGCCTGGGATTGCGCGTGACTGCCGAGGGCGTCGAGAACTACGATCAGTTTGTCCTGTTGCAGAGCATGGGTTGCGGCAGTTTCCAGGGCTTCTATTTTTCCCCCCCGCGCTCGGCGGAGGAAATCTCAAATTTCGTGGCCGGCGATCTTGCGGTGCGCCGACCCGCGGCGCACGCCCTCGGCTGA
- a CDS encoding DUF488 domain-containing protein, with translation MEYVQIKRVYEPPQKADGCRVLVDRIWPRGLSKHDARIDLWMKDIAPSTELRKWFNHDPARWKTFQERYRAELRQLSEKLNELRARAQKERITLVYGAKDTEHNQALVLQNVLMGRKSAH, from the coding sequence ATGGAATACGTTCAGATAAAACGCGTCTACGAGCCGCCACAAAAAGCGGATGGCTGTAGGGTGCTTGTGGATCGAATTTGGCCGCGGGGGCTCAGTAAGCACGATGCACGGATCGACCTCTGGATGAAGGACATTGCCCCATCGACGGAGCTGCGCAAATGGTTCAACCACGACCCGGCGCGGTGGAAGACTTTCCAAGAAAGATATCGCGCTGAATTACGCCAGCTTAGCGAAAAATTGAATGAACTCAGGGCCCGCGCTCAAAAGGAGCGCATCACTCTCGTCTATGGCGCCAAAGATACCGAGCATAACCAAGCTTTGGTTCTGCAAAACGTGTTGATGGGGCGTAAGTCGGCTCATTGA